Proteins from one Nitrobacteraceae bacterium AZCC 2146 genomic window:
- a CDS encoding adenylate cyclase (product_source=KO:K01768; cath_funfam=3.30.70.1230; cog=COG2114,COG4252; ko=KO:K01768; pfam=PF00211,PF05226; smart=SM01080; superfamily=51366,55073; transmembrane_helix_parts=Inside_1_4,TMhelix_5_27,Outside_28_314,TMhelix_315_334,Inside_335_340,TMhelix_341_363,Outside_364_366,TMhelix_367_389,Inside_390_633) yields the protein MKARALQTPIAVVLAGLWAAALAFGHGRGDVGFLDRLEATLTDLRVLARGVRTPPDLVTIVAIDDAVVREQGSYPLPRATLANIIDEIARHKPKVVVVDLLLVDAGTRESDAALARSLGNTHAVIAAAAVFDETRQTVAAQGDGPLAHLPTAARFLLPLKAFADHAGVGVVNVTTDQSGIPRSVPMLFRSNDAVLVSLPLRVASAVSRDDPKIAPDNFVLAGNDVPTDVGHSLPVSFYGPRGTIRTIGASAALNGKLARADIEDRVVVIGVTVTGGGDFFPTPFDPVMPGVEVISTAITHLLAKDALVRNPSVRLADAIVAILLAMSSIGLLAWRRSVVGLVAIAAVAAIWATVNVVAYAHGIWMSAALPIAAAGPPVILFGALQIWIGRRRAQHFAAKSSLLQQFQAPGLRQWLEKNPDFLLEPIHQNAAVVFIDLSRFTALSETLDADALRDLLKSFHALIDQEAVAQGGVVTSFMGDGAMILFGLPEATAADAGNAVRCCVGLSARTEQWLGDLPAEIADQIDFKVGAHFGEIVASRLGGGSYQHITATGDTVNVASRLMEVAASHGAEVALSDDMLRAAGESPMLTSGTLTGPSEMQLRGRAGAISVWLWHNGKPTRGILGEVSDEQRL from the coding sequence ATGAAAGCCCGCGCGCTGCAAACGCCGATCGCCGTGGTGCTGGCCGGCCTGTGGGCCGCGGCGCTGGCGTTCGGCCATGGCCGCGGCGACGTCGGCTTCCTCGATCGCCTTGAGGCGACGCTGACCGATCTGCGCGTGCTGGCGCGCGGCGTCAGGACGCCCCCCGATCTGGTGACCATTGTCGCCATCGACGATGCGGTGGTGCGCGAACAGGGCAGCTACCCGCTGCCCCGCGCCACGCTGGCGAACATTATCGATGAGATCGCGCGCCACAAGCCGAAAGTCGTCGTCGTCGATCTGCTGCTGGTCGATGCCGGCACGCGCGAGAGCGATGCGGCGCTGGCGCGGTCGCTCGGCAACACCCATGCGGTGATTGCCGCCGCCGCGGTGTTTGACGAAACCAGGCAGACGGTGGCCGCGCAAGGCGACGGACCACTGGCACATCTGCCCACCGCCGCGCGATTCCTGCTGCCGCTGAAAGCCTTCGCCGATCACGCCGGCGTCGGCGTCGTCAATGTGACCACCGACCAAAGCGGGATTCCACGCTCAGTTCCGATGCTGTTTCGCTCCAATGACGCCGTGCTGGTGTCGCTGCCGCTGCGCGTCGCTTCCGCGGTATCACGCGACGATCCGAAGATCGCGCCGGACAATTTTGTGCTGGCAGGAAACGACGTCCCGACCGATGTCGGCCATTCGCTGCCGGTGTCGTTCTACGGCCCGCGCGGCACGATCCGTACCATCGGCGCGTCCGCGGCGCTGAACGGCAAACTGGCGCGCGCCGACATCGAGGATCGCGTCGTGGTGATCGGCGTGACCGTCACCGGCGGCGGCGACTTCTTCCCGACGCCGTTCGATCCGGTGATGCCCGGCGTCGAGGTGATCTCCACGGCGATCACGCATCTGCTGGCCAAGGATGCGCTGGTCCGCAACCCATCGGTGCGCCTCGCCGACGCCATTGTCGCGATCCTGCTGGCGATGAGTTCGATCGGGCTGCTGGCGTGGCGACGCAGCGTCGTCGGCCTCGTCGCGATCGCAGCGGTCGCGGCGATCTGGGCGACCGTCAATGTCGTCGCCTATGCCCATGGCATCTGGATGAGCGCCGCGCTGCCGATCGCCGCTGCCGGACCGCCCGTCATCCTGTTCGGCGCGCTGCAGATCTGGATCGGCCGGCGACGCGCCCAGCACTTCGCAGCCAAGAGCAGCCTGCTGCAGCAATTCCAGGCGCCCGGCCTGCGCCAATGGCTGGAGAAGAATCCGGACTTCCTGCTCGAACCGATCCATCAAAACGCCGCCGTCGTCTTCATCGACCTGTCGCGCTTCACTGCACTGAGCGAAACGCTGGACGCCGATGCGCTTCGCGATCTGCTGAAATCATTCCATGCGCTGATCGATCAGGAAGCGGTGGCGCAAGGCGGCGTGGTCACCAGCTTCATGGGCGACGGCGCGATGATCCTGTTCGGCCTGCCCGAAGCAACGGCAGCCGACGCCGGCAATGCCGTTCGCTGCTGCGTCGGCCTGTCCGCCCGCACCGAACAATGGCTCGGGGATCTGCCCGCGGAGATCGCCGACCAGATCGACTTCAAGGTCGGCGCGCATTTCGGCGAGATCGTCGCATCCAGGCTGGGCGGCGGCAGCTACCAGCACATCACCGCGACCGGCGATACCGTCAATGTCGCAAGCCGCCTGATGGAAGTCGCGGCGAGCCACGGCGCCGAAGTCGCCCTGAGCGACGACATGCTGCGCGCGGCGGGCGAATCTCCGATGCTGACCTCGGGCACGCTCACCGGTCCATCCGAGATGCAGCTCCGTGGCCGCGCCGGCGCCATCAGCGTCTGGCTGTGGCACAATGGCAAACCGACGCGTGGGATTCTCGGGGAGGTCTCGGATGAACAACGCCTTTGA
- a CDS encoding drug/metabolite transporter (DMT)-like permease (product_source=COG0697; cog=COG0697; pfam=PF00892; superfamily=103481; transmembrane_helix_parts=Inside_1_20,TMhelix_21_40,Outside_41_49,TMhelix_50_67,Inside_68_79,TMhelix_80_102,Outside_103_105,TMhelix_106_128,Inside_129_132,TMhelix_133_155,Outside_156_169,TMhelix_170_187,Inside_188_195,TMhelix_196_215,Outside_216_224,TMhelix_225_247,Inside_248_259,TMhelix_260_279,Outside_280_282,TMhelix_283_302,Inside_303_308), with protein MTSSTSTGRGPIGWLSQQPYLLLSLTSLFWAGNSIVGRTAAGHFPPVTLSFTRWLCAFLILLPFAWRDLRTDWPAIRAKLGIMVAMSVCGIAAFNTLLYTALEYTTALNALLLQSSTPLFVAMWSLIVLRVRLTLAQASGILVSLIGVLVIVMHGDLTRLASVEFNRGDMLMVLALAIFGLYSALVPKRPVIQQTSFLAFIFGCGVLCLAPFFVWELLARPAAEVTASNALALGYTVVFPSILAYFCYNRGVQLVGPNRSAPFFHLVPVFGSAMAIFLLGEHLQLFHVAGYALVLVGIFVAARKPRAA; from the coding sequence ATGACCTCTTCCACCTCAACCGGCCGCGGCCCGATCGGCTGGCTGTCGCAGCAGCCTTATCTGCTGCTGAGCCTGACCTCGCTGTTCTGGGCCGGCAATTCCATCGTCGGGCGCACCGCGGCCGGGCATTTTCCGCCGGTGACATTGTCGTTCACGCGCTGGCTCTGCGCATTCCTGATCCTGCTGCCGTTTGCCTGGCGCGACCTGCGCACCGACTGGCCGGCGATCCGCGCCAAGCTCGGCATCATGGTGGCGATGTCGGTATGCGGCATCGCCGCCTTCAACACCCTGCTCTACACCGCGCTGGAATACACCACGGCGCTGAACGCGCTGCTGCTGCAATCCTCCACGCCGCTGTTCGTCGCGATGTGGTCGCTGATCGTGCTGCGCGTCCGCCTGACGCTGGCGCAGGCGTCGGGCATCCTGGTGTCGCTGATCGGCGTGCTGGTCATCGTCATGCACGGCGACCTGACCCGGCTGGCGAGCGTCGAATTCAACCGAGGCGACATGCTGATGGTCCTCGCGCTGGCGATCTTCGGACTGTACTCGGCGCTGGTGCCGAAGCGGCCGGTGATCCAGCAGACCTCGTTCCTCGCCTTCATCTTCGGATGCGGCGTGCTCTGTCTCGCGCCATTCTTCGTCTGGGAATTGCTCGCACGCCCGGCCGCCGAAGTGACCGCCAGCAATGCTCTCGCGCTGGGCTATACCGTGGTGTTTCCCTCGATCCTCGCCTATTTCTGCTACAATCGCGGCGTGCAGCTGGTCGGTCCGAACCGCTCGGCGCCGTTCTTTCATCTGGTGCCGGTGTTCGGCTCGGCGATGGCGATCTTCCTCCTCGGCGAACACCTTCAGCTGTTTCACGTCGCCGGCTACGCACTGGTGCTGGTGGGAATTTTCGTCGCGGCACGGAAGCCAAGGGCGGCCTGA
- a CDS encoding FtsH-binding integral membrane protein (product_source=COG0670; cog=COG0670; superfamily=103473; transmembrane_helix_parts=Inside_1_12,TMhelix_13_35,Outside_36_39,TMhelix_40_62,Inside_63_65): MIDAPHYRRHGNWIAVFGLPIVIGVLSLAGLLSALLFNELGRIFSWFAVGLPIAIAAWVYVRRNR, from the coding sequence ATGATCGATGCGCCACATTATCGCCGCCACGGCAACTGGATCGCCGTGTTCGGCCTCCCCATCGTGATTGGGGTGTTGTCGCTGGCCGGCCTGCTGTCGGCGCTGCTGTTCAACGAACTCGGCCGGATCTTCTCGTGGTTCGCCGTCGGTCTGCCGATCGCCATCGCGGCGTGGGTCTACGTTCGACGAAACAGGTAG
- a CDS encoding hypothetical protein (product_source=Hypo-rule applied) → MRRAARSAITAVSFGAVLLTAFTHPVKARGGGHGSGGHGLHGLHFAGGHRHGNDPYIKAASDERDKLLTAKLKDICRGC, encoded by the coding sequence ATGAGACGCGCAGCGCGATCTGCCATCACCGCAGTCAGCTTCGGAGCTGTACTTCTGACGGCGTTCACGCATCCCGTGAAGGCCCGAGGCGGCGGTCACGGATCTGGCGGCCACGGCCTACACGGGCTGCATTTCGCCGGGGGCCACCGGCATGGCAACGATCCATACATCAAGGCGGCCTCGGACGAACGCGACAAACTGCTGACTGCAAAGCTCAAGGATATTTGCCGCGGCTGCTAG
- a CDS encoding TolB-like protein/Tfp pilus assembly protein PilF (product_source=COG5616/COG3063; cath_funfam=1.10.10.10,1.25.40.10,3.40.50.10070; cog=COG3063,COG5616; pfam=PF00486; smart=SM00028; superfamily=46894,48452,52964) — MQFLFGGYVLDPDRRQLTRGPEVIATAPQVFDLLLYLVQNRAHVVSKDGLLDAVWNGRIVSESTLTSHINAARKAIGDSGADQRLIRTVARKGFRFVGDVRESQSSDGFSSLTTEPAGSNETPAHALALPDKPSIAVLPFLNLSGDPEQEYFADGVVEDIITALSRMRWLFVIARNSSFTYKGRAVDVKQISRELGARYVLEGSVRKAANRVRITGQLIDATTGAHLWAERFEGTLDDIFELQDQVAASVVGAIAPQLERAEVERAKQKPTENLNAYDYYLRGTAKLNLGTREAINEALPLFDKAIRLDPDFASAYAMAAWCHFWRKVNGWMTDVPQDVAEGARMARRAVELGRDDAVALTRGGHALAHLAGDLDGGIALLDRALVLNPNLAAAWFLGGFLRVWHGEPDGAIEHFARAMRLSPLDPELYRMQAGMAVAHLFAGRFDQASSWAEKASRELPSFLMVVGIIAASHALAGRTEEGRRAMDHLRELDPTLRISNLREWLPIHRPEDLLIFAEGMRKAGLPE; from the coding sequence GTGCAATTTCTATTCGGAGGCTATGTGCTCGACCCCGACCGGCGGCAGCTGACGCGGGGACCCGAGGTGATCGCCACCGCGCCGCAAGTCTTCGACCTGCTGCTCTATCTGGTGCAAAATCGGGCGCACGTTGTCAGCAAGGATGGGCTGCTGGACGCGGTGTGGAATGGGCGGATCGTCTCTGAATCAACCCTGACCAGTCACATCAACGCGGCGCGCAAGGCGATCGGTGACAGCGGCGCGGACCAGCGCCTGATCCGGACAGTTGCCCGCAAGGGATTCCGGTTCGTTGGCGACGTCAGGGAAAGCCAATCGTCGGATGGCTTCAGCTCCCTGACGACTGAGCCAGCCGGATCGAATGAAACACCTGCGCATGCGCTGGCCCTTCCCGACAAACCGTCGATCGCGGTGTTGCCGTTCCTGAACCTGAGCGGAGATCCCGAGCAGGAGTACTTCGCCGACGGCGTGGTGGAGGACATCATCACGGCGCTGTCGCGCATGCGCTGGCTGTTCGTCATCGCGCGCAACTCAAGCTTCACATACAAAGGCCGCGCCGTAGATGTGAAACAGATCAGCCGCGAGTTGGGCGCGCGTTATGTGCTGGAGGGCAGCGTGCGCAAGGCCGCGAACCGGGTGCGCATCACGGGGCAGCTCATCGACGCGACAACCGGGGCCCATCTCTGGGCGGAGCGTTTTGAAGGTACGCTTGACGACATTTTCGAGCTGCAGGATCAGGTCGCCGCGAGCGTCGTCGGCGCGATTGCGCCGCAGCTGGAGCGCGCTGAGGTCGAACGCGCGAAGCAAAAGCCAACCGAAAATCTCAACGCATATGACTATTATCTGCGCGGAACGGCGAAGCTGAATCTGGGAACCAGGGAAGCCATCAACGAGGCACTGCCGCTATTCGATAAGGCGATACGACTCGATCCGGATTTCGCATCGGCCTACGCGATGGCGGCGTGGTGCCATTTCTGGCGCAAGGTCAATGGCTGGATGACCGACGTCCCGCAGGATGTGGCCGAAGGTGCACGAATGGCCCGCCGGGCAGTCGAATTGGGCAGAGACGACGCGGTCGCACTCACGAGAGGTGGCCATGCGCTGGCCCATCTCGCCGGCGACCTCGATGGCGGCATCGCGCTGCTCGACAGGGCGCTCGTACTCAATCCGAACCTCGCGGCGGCCTGGTTTCTCGGGGGCTTCCTGAGAGTCTGGCACGGCGAACCCGATGGTGCCATCGAGCACTTTGCGCGTGCCATGCGTCTCAGTCCCCTCGATCCGGAACTATATCGAATGCAGGCCGGAATGGCGGTCGCGCATCTCTTCGCAGGTCGTTTTGATCAGGCGTCGTCATGGGCAGAGAAGGCATCCAGGGAGTTGCCGAGTTTCCTGATGGTGGTCGGCATCATCGCAGCGAGCCACGCACTGGCCGGCCGAACGGAGGAAGGCCGACGAGCGATGGATCACCTGCGCGAACTCGATCCCACGCTGCGCATCTCCAATCTCAGGGAATGGCTCCCGATTCACCGACCGGAAGATCTCCTCATCTTCGCGGAGGGCATGCGAAAAGCCGGGCTGCCGGAATGA
- a CDS encoding uncharacterized protein YbjT (DUF2867 family) (product_source=COG0702; cath_funfam=3.40.50.720; cog=COG0702; pfam=PF13460; superfamily=51735) yields MKIVVIGGSGLIGTNVVSRLRKQGHDVVAASPASGVNTITREGLAEAMLGAQVVVDVANSPSFEDQAVLKFFETSGRNLLAAEAAAGVGHHVALSVVGTERLSDSGYFRAKLVQENLIKASGIPYTILRATQFFEFINAIIQSGADGDVFRLSPAHFQPIASNDVAAALAELAVGAPLNGTVEVAGPERLGLDVFAQQFLAAKGDKRRVIADIHAGYFGAALNDKSLTPGDRPRLGPTRLADWLSQTAAPAQT; encoded by the coding sequence ATGAAGATCGTGGTCATCGGAGGCAGCGGCCTCATCGGAACGAACGTTGTCAGCAGGCTTCGCAAGCAGGGCCACGACGTCGTCGCGGCGTCGCCCGCCTCGGGCGTCAACACCATCACACGTGAGGGACTGGCCGAAGCGATGCTCGGTGCCCAGGTCGTCGTCGACGTCGCGAACTCGCCGTCGTTCGAGGATCAGGCGGTCCTGAAGTTCTTCGAAACGTCGGGTCGCAACCTGCTTGCCGCCGAAGCTGCCGCCGGCGTCGGACATCATGTTGCACTGTCGGTGGTCGGCACCGAGCGCCTTTCCGATAGCGGCTACTTCCGCGCCAAACTGGTGCAGGAAAATCTCATCAAGGCCTCCGGGATTCCGTACACGATCCTGCGGGCGACGCAGTTCTTCGAATTCATCAACGCCATCATCCAGTCGGGCGCCGACGGCGATGTGTTTCGGCTGTCACCTGCGCATTTTCAGCCGATAGCGTCCAACGATGTCGCCGCCGCGCTGGCCGAGCTTGCAGTGGGTGCGCCGCTGAACGGCACCGTCGAGGTGGCCGGTCCCGAGCGGCTTGGTCTCGACGTCTTCGCACAGCAATTTCTGGCTGCCAAAGGCGACAAGCGCCGGGTGATCGCCGACATCCACGCAGGCTACTTCGGCGCCGCGTTGAACGATAAATCGCTGACGCCCGGCGATCGCCCACGGCTTGGGCCGACCCGGCTCGCGGACTGGCTCAGCCAGACTGCAGCCCCGGCGCAGACGTGA
- a CDS encoding adenylosuccinate synthase (product_source=KO:K01939; cath_funfam=3.40.440.10; cog=COG0104; ko=KO:K01939; pfam=PF00709; smart=SM00788; superfamily=52540; tigrfam=TIGR00184) — MANVVVVGAQWGDEGKGKIVDWLSEQADIVARFQGGHNAGHTLVINGKTYKLALLPSGVLRPSKLGVIGNGVVFDPQAFLDEVAKLRGQGVHIGPDNLRIAENVTLILPLHRDLDALRESGNSVHKIGTTQRGIGPAYEDKVGRRAIRLMDLADPDTLPHKIDRLLAHHNALRRGFNLPEFDGAAIQKDLLALAPELLPYAEAVWRLLDQKRREGKRILFEGAQGALLDVDHGTYPYVTSSNTVAAQAATGTGMGPGAVGYVLGICKAYTTRVGAGPFPTELDNETGRRIGERGREFGTNTGRPRRCGWFDAVLVRQTVRTCGIHGLALTKLDILDGFDTIEVCVGYMLDGKEIDHLPAGEGAQARIEPIYETIEGWKEPTANARSWADLPAQAIKYVRRVEELVGCPIALLSTSPEREDTILVQNPFEA, encoded by the coding sequence ATGGCCAATGTTGTCGTCGTCGGCGCCCAGTGGGGCGACGAGGGAAAAGGCAAGATCGTCGACTGGTTGTCGGAGCAGGCGGATATCGTCGCCCGCTTTCAGGGCGGCCATAATGCTGGCCATACGCTGGTCATCAACGGCAAGACCTACAAGCTGGCGCTGCTGCCCTCGGGCGTGTTGCGGCCGTCGAAGCTCGGCGTCATCGGCAATGGCGTGGTGTTCGATCCGCAGGCGTTCCTGGACGAGGTCGCCAAGCTGCGCGGCCAGGGCGTCCACATCGGCCCGGACAATCTGCGCATCGCCGAGAACGTCACGCTGATCCTGCCGCTGCATCGCGATCTCGACGCGTTGCGCGAGTCCGGCAATTCGGTCCACAAGATCGGCACCACCCAGCGCGGCATCGGCCCGGCCTATGAGGACAAGGTCGGCCGTCGTGCCATCCGGCTGATGGACCTCGCCGATCCCGACACGCTGCCCCACAAGATCGATCGGCTGCTGGCGCATCACAACGCGCTGCGTCGCGGCTTTAATCTGCCGGAGTTCGACGGCGCGGCGATCCAGAAAGACCTGCTGGCGCTGGCGCCGGAGTTGCTGCCCTATGCCGAGGCGGTGTGGCGGCTGCTCGACCAGAAGCGCCGCGAGGGCAAGCGCATCCTGTTCGAGGGCGCGCAGGGCGCTCTCCTGGACGTGGATCACGGCACCTATCCCTACGTGACCTCGTCCAACACCGTGGCGGCGCAGGCCGCCACCGGCACCGGCATGGGCCCGGGTGCGGTCGGTTATGTGCTGGGCATCTGCAAGGCCTACACCACGCGCGTCGGCGCGGGCCCGTTCCCGACCGAGCTGGACAACGAGACCGGCCGCAGGATCGGCGAGCGCGGCCGCGAGTTCGGTACCAACACCGGCCGTCCGCGCCGCTGCGGCTGGTTCGACGCGGTGCTGGTGCGACAAACCGTCCGCACCTGCGGTATCCACGGCCTGGCGCTGACCAAGCTCGATATTCTCGATGGCTTCGACACCATCGAGGTCTGCGTTGGTTATATGCTGGACGGCAAGGAGATCGACCATCTGCCGGCCGGCGAGGGCGCCCAGGCCCGGATCGAGCCGATCTACGAGACCATCGAAGGCTGGAAAGAGCCCACCGCCAATGCCCGCTCCTGGGCCGACCTGCCGGCGCAGGCCATTAAATACGTGCGCCGGGTCGAGGAACTGGTGGGCTGTCCGATTGCTTTGCTTTCCACCAGCCCGGAACGCGAAGATACTATTCTGGTACAAAACCCGTTCGAGGCTTAA
- a CDS encoding hypothetical protein (product_source=Hypo-rule applied): MGLATYAIIETGKIEIDGPEIRSTWGVLHDGDVEGTFATKESAFEAAVAAASLAVREGHEVHVSVPSRDAGNRTALGGASN, translated from the coding sequence ATGGGACTAGCGACTTACGCCATTATCGAAACCGGCAAAATCGAAATCGACGGCCCGGAAATCCGCAGCACCTGGGGCGTTCTCCACGACGGCGATGTCGAGGGCACCTTCGCCACCAAGGAATCCGCCTTCGAGGCTGCGGTGGCGGCCGCCTCGCTTGCGGTACGCGAGGGTCATGAGGTCCATGTCTCGGTGCCGTCCCGCGACGCCGGCAACAGGACCGCGCTGGGCGGCGCCAGCAACTGA
- a CDS encoding enamine deaminase RidA (YjgF/YER057c/UK114 family) (product_source=COG0251; cath_funfam=3.30.1330.40; cog=COG0251; pfam=PF01042; superfamily=55298) translates to MNNAFDTIRRINPPELGEPPGYSQIVEIRGSRMIFIAGQTALDQRGELVGKNDFTAQADQVFRNLAIALQAVDCTPSHLVKLTVFVRDMENLAAYREARNRFFATVTPPAAPAITLVEVSKLYGPDFLIEIEAIAAA, encoded by the coding sequence ATGAACAACGCCTTTGATACGATCCGACGCATCAACCCGCCCGAACTCGGTGAGCCGCCCGGCTATTCGCAGATCGTGGAGATCCGCGGCAGCCGCATGATCTTCATCGCCGGACAGACGGCGTTGGATCAGCGCGGCGAACTGGTCGGCAAGAATGATTTTACCGCACAGGCGGATCAGGTATTTCGCAATCTGGCGATCGCGCTGCAGGCGGTGGATTGCACGCCGAGCCATCTGGTCAAGCTGACGGTGTTTGTGCGGGATATGGAAAATCTGGCGGCCTACCGCGAAGCCCGCAACCGCTTCTTCGCCACCGTCACGCCGCCCGCCGCCCCGGCGATCACGCTGGTCGAAGTCTCAAAACTCTACGGCCCGGATTTCCTGATCGAGATCGAGGCGATCGCCGCGGCGTGA
- a CDS encoding hypothetical protein (product_source=Hypo-rule applied; cleavage_site_network=SignalP-noTM; pfam=PF12071; superfamily=57362), translating into MRSILAAAALLAVMGATPSMARDYPWCERTSFNGFNPSCSFTSYQQCMATVSGQRGDCILNPRLAFGEQRRRGRAAPDWNGGWDNGRDRGW; encoded by the coding sequence ATGCGTTCAATTCTGGCAGCAGCAGCGCTTCTCGCCGTAATGGGTGCGACGCCGAGCATGGCCCGCGATTATCCGTGGTGCGAACGGACCTCGTTCAACGGCTTCAATCCGAGTTGTTCCTTCACCTCGTACCAGCAGTGCATGGCCACCGTGAGCGGCCAGCGCGGCGATTGCATCCTCAACCCGCGCCTCGCCTTCGGCGAGCAGCGCCGCAGGGGCCGCGCCGCGCCCGACTGGAATGGCGGATGGGACAACGGCCGGGATCGCGGCTGGTAG
- a CDS encoding Cys-tRNA(Pro)/Cys-tRNA(Cys) deacylase (product_source=KO:K03976; cath_funfam=3.90.960.10; cog=COG2606; ko=KO:K03976; pfam=PF04073; superfamily=55826; tigrfam=TIGR00011), protein MSKTTRATLALTKLGVPFTLHSYDYDPDADSIGLQAASALGIEPRRMLKTLMAEVDGRPVCVVVPSDKEVSMKKLAAAFHGKAAKMMRPADAERLTGYHVGGISPFAPKKRVPVAIEQAALGETTVYLNGGQRGRQIEIAPDDARKALEAITASLTA, encoded by the coding sequence ATGTCGAAAACCACCCGTGCGACGCTGGCGCTGACAAAACTCGGCGTCCCCTTCACGCTGCACAGCTATGACTACGATCCCGATGCCGACAGTATCGGCCTGCAGGCAGCGTCCGCGCTCGGTATCGAACCCCGGCGGATGCTGAAGACGCTGATGGCCGAAGTCGATGGCCGGCCGGTCTGCGTCGTGGTGCCGTCGGACAAGGAGGTCAGCATGAAGAAGCTCGCCGCGGCATTTCATGGCAAGGCCGCGAAAATGATGCGCCCGGCCGATGCCGAGCGACTGACCGGCTATCATGTCGGCGGCATCAGCCCGTTCGCGCCCAAAAAGCGCGTGCCGGTGGCGATCGAGCAGGCCGCGCTCGGCGAGACCACGGTCTATCTCAATGGCGGCCAGCGCGGGCGGCAGATCGAGATCGCTCCCGACGATGCGCGCAAGGCGCTGGAAGCGATTACAGCCTCGCTGACGGCGTGA
- a CDS encoding hypothetical protein (product_source=Hypo-rule applied; cleavage_site_network=SignalP-noTM), producing MRKLIVITMTLLLSGLSPVLARGMHGPGVQSGLSAPANPTVPPSLTPDPRLAGSAPLPPHQQPTRADTAAISDDMLKPSPEDAALDRKIGNICRGC from the coding sequence GTGCGAAAACTCATCGTCATCACCATGACTTTGCTCCTGTCCGGACTGTCGCCGGTTCTCGCGCGCGGCATGCATGGTCCAGGCGTTCAGTCGGGCTTGTCGGCGCCCGCGAACCCAACGGTCCCGCCGTCGCTGACACCGGATCCTCGGCTGGCGGGCAGCGCGCCGCTGCCCCCGCATCAGCAGCCGACGCGGGCCGATACTGCTGCGATTTCCGACGACATGCTCAAGCCAAGTCCGGAAGACGCGGCGCTCGACCGGAAGATCGGGAACATTTGCCGGGGCTGCTGA
- a CDS encoding ferric-dicitrate binding protein FerR (iron transport regulator) (product_source=COG3712; cath_funfam=3.30.300.50; cleavage_site_network=SignalP-noTM; cog=COG3712; pfam=PF04773): MKFSAWMAAALGAFACAGAASAQQPGIGCTAQQSPGRPQVLRCGGGLTIVAEDGATFTLLDRDRNGQVDGVDLRSKAVFVEAPKKKTGQQFEVITPQAIAAVRGTKWAVDAEGGKTSVFVDSGRVGVRRPSAPGRVVLGPGEGVDVDDSATPLEVKRWPAPRVAALMARLGR, encoded by the coding sequence ATGAAATTTTCAGCATGGATGGCCGCCGCGCTGGGTGCGTTCGCCTGCGCCGGCGCCGCGTCGGCGCAGCAACCCGGCATCGGCTGCACGGCGCAGCAATCGCCTGGCCGACCGCAGGTCCTGCGCTGTGGTGGCGGGCTGACCATCGTCGCCGAAGACGGCGCGACCTTCACGCTGCTGGACCGCGACCGCAACGGCCAGGTCGACGGCGTCGACCTGCGGAGCAAGGCGGTGTTCGTCGAGGCGCCAAAGAAAAAGACCGGCCAGCAATTTGAAGTGATCACGCCGCAGGCGATCGCCGCGGTGCGCGGCACCAAATGGGCGGTCGATGCCGAAGGCGGCAAGACGTCGGTGTTCGTCGACAGCGGCCGCGTCGGCGTGCGCCGGCCTTCCGCCCCGGGCCGCGTGGTGCTCGGCCCCGGCGAAGGCGTCGATGTCGATGACAGCGCGACGCCGCTGGAGGTGAAGCGCTGGCCCGCGCCGCGCGTTGCCGCCTTGATGGCGCGGCTGGGACGCTAG